One region of Candidatus Hydrogenedentota bacterium genomic DNA includes:
- a CDS encoding response regulator, whose amino-acid sequence MRLRVSSIAAPGILLLGCAVTAGIFWEMRSSALHNQKSNFSMEASQRAERIVDKLQHDFVELDALRRLFEGSEVVEPREFILFAEPILKGETDQRVFWVPCVRRESLKAFEEFAHSSGLSDYSVRELNAKLEPVPVGARDEYFPLLYSEPSRVYKDKEGIDLGTDAELLDAMSNARRTAKPSILLRVLFPGGRLVSSSGSDEPNPSSLALIIVPVYYDGTRGEVPRDESLQGFVIGEYDLGKTIEHVIEEIPALGMPTSLVDLESEPAGRTVYEHLPRLGTRLDSVGDLWFNRDFAYAGHRYRINVQAGSGFVLRHPVDWPYTIVPLGLLCSCLAGLLVQTQLAGRRRAESLVARRTEELQMNEHMLNGHARILRLLIHSAGQSEFQLREALSILGETTQSDIVSVCTLEDVSETSSRFVSWCRVSEITSQRIHTWWRDALSATGPWRQTLQSGESVRASALSSPATGPMGDLGVKSMVAIPFSMDGRLGGVLGLLRLERDGRFSDSEVRVLESTAHSIGLTLERHEAERQLRTLADRLRLATAAADVGIWDWDLAEDRLVWDRRLAEMHGIDQPPEREIVAQWVQRVHPEDVGRLMEQAHCAVHVEGALDAEYRIIRPDGEERYVRSMATVSKDEDGQPTRMTGVIWDITERKKADDQRRESERFIRAVLDAVPAHICVLDQSGTILAVNHAWHELARLMGEPPKSVSEGVQFLHVVRDIYRIDEEYARAFEDALSSLTRGDRDESILEYQCKVKGATRWFIAKVLPIPQSRPPRILVVHEDVTLLKNALEERIEMERRVLHTQKLESLGVLAGGIAHDFNNLLMVILGNLDIAVHDLAPGSPEAECISEAVQAARRAADLSRQMLAYTGKGRYLVHPVDLNALVAEIAQLLRVSISKSVVLELGLATQLPSILADSAQLQQIVMNLITNASEAIGGAVGHIHIATGVAEYTESELSRSCLAEPPPAGHFIYLDVRDSGCGMDLETRQRLFDPFFTTKFTGRGLGMAAVLGIVRGHGGAIFVDSEPGRGTAIRVLFPAMAEEELRHEETGERPSADIATADKPRATMHGTVLVVDDEVAVRNLCTSMLTRIGLNVLQAEDGEQALQMCHERANEISVVLLDLTMPKMDGMAVFAEVRKSWPDMKVVLSSGYSEDEIAKRFPTEGLKGFIQKPYTLRVLRETLERIMNGSAV is encoded by the coding sequence GTGCGTCTTCGAGTATCTTCCATAGCGGCGCCGGGCATCTTACTTCTTGGTTGTGCCGTAACAGCCGGTATCTTCTGGGAGATGCGCAGTTCTGCTCTGCACAATCAGAAGAGCAACTTCTCCATGGAGGCTTCGCAACGGGCGGAGCGCATCGTCGACAAACTCCAGCACGACTTTGTGGAATTGGATGCGCTCCGGAGACTTTTTGAAGGCAGCGAAGTCGTTGAGCCCAGAGAGTTTATCTTGTTCGCTGAACCTATTCTGAAGGGTGAAACCGACCAGAGAGTGTTTTGGGTTCCTTGCGTACGTCGAGAATCGCTCAAGGCATTCGAAGAGTTTGCGCACTCTAGCGGTTTAAGTGATTACTCGGTGCGAGAATTGAACGCGAAACTCGAACCAGTTCCCGTCGGTGCAAGGGACGAATATTTCCCGCTGCTGTACTCGGAACCGTCTCGCGTGTACAAGGATAAAGAAGGCATCGATCTCGGAACGGACGCCGAGTTGCTAGATGCCATGTCGAATGCGAGGCGAACTGCAAAGCCTTCAATACTTCTTAGAGTACTGTTTCCAGGGGGGCGCCTCGTGTCATCGTCCGGCAGCGACGAGCCGAACCCGTCATCGCTGGCCCTCATAATCGTTCCCGTCTATTACGATGGAACACGGGGGGAAGTGCCACGCGACGAATCTCTCCAGGGGTTTGTCATTGGCGAGTATGACCTCGGAAAGACTATTGAACATGTGATTGAAGAGATTCCCGCCTTAGGTATGCCGACTTCGCTGGTCGATTTAGAGAGTGAACCGGCCGGGCGAACTGTTTACGAGCACTTGCCTCGTTTGGGAACAAGGCTCGATTCCGTGGGCGATCTGTGGTTCAACAGGGATTTTGCGTATGCGGGGCATCGCTACCGGATCAATGTCCAAGCGGGTTCCGGCTTTGTACTTCGCCATCCGGTTGACTGGCCCTACACGATAGTTCCGTTGGGGTTGCTCTGTTCCTGCCTCGCGGGGTTGCTGGTTCAAACTCAACTGGCAGGCCGCCGGAGAGCAGAGTCGCTGGTAGCGCGACGGACCGAAGAATTACAGATGAATGAGCACATGTTGAACGGACATGCGAGGATCTTACGCCTTCTCATTCATTCGGCAGGCCAAAGCGAATTCCAACTGAGAGAAGCGTTGAGCATTCTGGGGGAAACGACCCAATCCGATATTGTCAGCGTGTGCACCTTGGAAGACGTATCCGAGACATCTAGCCGATTTGTTTCATGGTGTCGTGTATCCGAGATTACCTCTCAACGGATTCACACGTGGTGGCGCGACGCTCTGAGCGCAACGGGGCCTTGGCGCCAGACGCTACAGTCCGGCGAGAGTGTTCGCGCCAGTGCACTGTCCTCACCGGCGACTGGACCTATGGGCGATCTCGGCGTTAAGTCGATGGTGGCAATTCCGTTCTCGATGGACGGCCGGTTGGGCGGAGTACTTGGCCTATTGCGTCTCGAGCGAGACGGTCGATTCTCGGACAGCGAAGTCAGGGTACTTGAGAGTACGGCACACAGTATCGGTTTGACGCTGGAGCGCCATGAGGCCGAGCGCCAGCTACGAACGTTGGCCGACCGATTGCGGCTGGCGACGGCGGCCGCCGATGTGGGGATTTGGGACTGGGATCTTGCCGAAGATCGGCTGGTGTGGGACCGGCGCCTGGCCGAAATGCACGGAATTGATCAGCCACCTGAACGCGAAATTGTGGCGCAGTGGGTCCAGCGCGTGCATCCGGAGGATGTTGGGCGGCTGATGGAACAGGCCCATTGTGCGGTTCATGTCGAAGGGGCGTTGGACGCGGAATATCGTATCATCCGTCCCGATGGAGAGGAGCGGTATGTTCGATCCATGGCCACGGTATCCAAAGACGAAGATGGTCAACCGACTCGGATGACCGGCGTCATTTGGGATATTACGGAGCGCAAGAAAGCGGATGACCAACGGCGCGAGTCCGAGCGTTTCATACGTGCCGTGCTGGATGCCGTGCCCGCGCATATCTGTGTGTTGGATCAATCCGGGACAATCCTTGCGGTCAACCATGCGTGGCATGAGCTGGCGAGGTTGATGGGAGAACCCCCGAAGTCGGTCTCCGAGGGAGTGCAGTTTCTGCATGTCGTTCGCGATATCTATCGCATAGACGAAGAATACGCGCGGGCGTTTGAAGACGCGCTTTCAAGTCTGACACGCGGCGATCGCGATGAATCGATACTCGAATACCAATGCAAAGTGAAGGGTGCCACGCGTTGGTTCATTGCGAAAGTGTTGCCCATACCACAAAGCCGCCCTCCCAGGATTCTCGTGGTTCACGAAGACGTCACGCTGCTGAAGAATGCGCTTGAAGAGCGCATCGAGATGGAGCGGCGGGTGTTGCATACACAGAAGCTTGAGAGTCTAGGAGTGCTTGCGGGAGGGATAGCGCACGATTTCAACAATCTTTTGATGGTAATCCTCGGTAATCTCGATATCGCTGTGCATGACTTGGCGCCGGGCTCGCCGGAAGCGGAGTGCATCTCAGAAGCGGTCCAAGCGGCGCGCCGTGCCGCGGATCTTTCGAGACAGATGCTTGCCTACACCGGTAAGGGGCGATATTTGGTACACCCTGTCGATCTCAACGCCCTTGTTGCCGAGATTGCGCAGTTGTTACGTGTGTCCATATCGAAATCGGTGGTCCTTGAACTGGGCTTAGCGACGCAACTCCCGTCGATCTTGGCGGATTCCGCACAGTTGCAGCAGATTGTCATGAACTTAATCACCAACGCGTCGGAGGCCATTGGCGGCGCAGTGGGCCATATCCACATTGCGACGGGGGTTGCGGAATACACCGAATCTGAATTGTCCAGATCATGCCTTGCCGAACCGCCGCCGGCGGGCCACTTCATCTATCTCGACGTAAGGGATTCTGGTTGCGGCATGGACCTTGAGACGCGGCAGCGGCTCTTTGACCCCTTCTTCACCACGAAATTCACGGGCCGTGGGCTTGGCATGGCGGCTGTGTTGGGAATAGTGCGTGGCCACGGGGGAGCGATATTTGTGGACAGCGAACCTGGTAGAGGCACGGCGATTCGTGTCTTGTTTCCTGCGATGGCGGAAGAGGAGCTTCGTCACGAAGAGACAGGCGAGCGTCCGTCGGCGGACATCGCGACAGCAGACAAGCCGCGGGCCACGATGCACGGAACAGTCTTGGTTGTTGACGACGAAGTGGCAGTGAGAAATCTATGCACCAGCATGTTGACGCGAATTGGACTGAACGTGTTGCAGGCGGAGGACGGTGAGCAGGCCCTCCAGATGTGTCATGAGCGCGCAAACGAGATTTCAGTAGTCTTGCTGGACTTGACGATGCCTAAGATGGATGGGATGGCCGTCTTTGCGGAAGTGCGGAAGAGCTGGCCCGATATGAAGGTCGTACTGAGCAGCGGGTACAGCGAAGACGAGATCGCCAAGCGGTTTCCCACGGAAGGACTCAAGGGATTCATTCAGAAACCGTATACCCTTCGAGTCCTTAGAGAGACTCTTGAGCGGATTATGAACGGCTCCGCCGTGTAG
- a CDS encoding ASKHA domain-containing protein has protein sequence MTQSIEVTFSPQGKRLQVSPGATVREAAARAGIQLDYPCGGQGTCGKCRVRFTEGAMEPTETDSIVLPPADVESGVRLACQTRIYQRAAIEIPQTSLLGSAYKILGESSFHAIESEDPPILKICVELPPPSLEDDSPDFPRINRAHGPLAVDLSTLRRLPKRLREGGFKGTLVLADGRLLDFEPGDTTTASFAVAFDIGTTTLVGTLLDLNSGAMIAQTSRMNPQIQHGDDVVSRILHVRQHVYGLSELHAHVVAALNEMIAELVSIGGIDVHSVYHATFAGNTTMQHLLAGLDPTALGELPFTPTVSAGLLVRASELGIVIHPAADAYVFPVIGGFVGGDTVAGLLATGIFQTGITSMLVDIGTNGELVLCHKGHMLGASCAAGPAFEGAKIAHGMRATTGAIEEIIFADDVYCRVIGDTRPVGMCGSAMIDLVAELLRAGILISQGQLLGPDHLPDDIPPALRARVTMDSEGAVFVVARADETASGHAITFTQRDVREVQLATAAIRTAFSILLKKANLEPDDVDQVLVAGAFGNYLRCANAQRMGLLPNTVPPSKLTFVRNTSLAGARLAAMSRSARHEAERLARHTNHVELSLDPSFHAEYVEAMFFPDTEPTETPI, from the coding sequence ATGACCCAGAGTATCGAAGTTACGTTCAGCCCACAGGGAAAGAGACTTCAGGTTTCGCCGGGCGCCACTGTTCGTGAGGCAGCGGCGAGAGCCGGTATTCAATTGGATTACCCATGTGGCGGACAGGGGACCTGCGGAAAGTGCCGCGTACGGTTTACCGAAGGTGCGATGGAACCCACCGAAACCGATTCTATCGTGCTGCCCCCCGCAGACGTTGAGTCTGGAGTCCGGCTTGCGTGTCAGACGCGCATCTACCAGCGGGCCGCCATCGAGATTCCGCAAACGTCCCTTTTGGGTTCAGCGTACAAGATTCTCGGAGAGTCGTCATTTCACGCGATCGAATCGGAAGACCCGCCGATTCTCAAGATCTGTGTGGAGTTGCCCCCGCCATCCCTGGAAGATGACAGTCCGGATTTTCCGCGCATCAACCGGGCGCATGGTCCCTTGGCAGTCGATCTCTCTACGTTGCGCCGGTTGCCCAAGCGTCTACGCGAAGGCGGCTTCAAAGGCACGTTGGTGCTTGCCGATGGACGTCTGCTGGATTTCGAGCCGGGCGATACGACGACGGCGAGCTTTGCCGTCGCTTTCGATATTGGCACGACGACGCTTGTGGGAACGTTGCTCGATCTCAACTCAGGAGCCATGATTGCGCAGACCTCGCGCATGAACCCCCAGATTCAGCACGGTGACGATGTGGTGTCGCGAATTCTGCATGTGCGTCAACATGTTTATGGATTGAGTGAATTACATGCCCACGTTGTTGCAGCACTCAATGAAATGATAGCCGAGTTGGTGTCGATTGGCGGCATTGACGTCCACTCGGTCTATCACGCGACATTTGCAGGCAACACCACGATGCAGCACCTGCTTGCCGGTCTCGATCCGACCGCGTTGGGCGAGCTTCCCTTCACGCCCACGGTGAGCGCGGGGCTGCTTGTTCGGGCTTCCGAATTGGGTATCGTCATTCATCCCGCCGCGGATGCGTATGTGTTTCCGGTAATCGGGGGATTCGTAGGGGGCGATACCGTCGCGGGGCTTCTGGCCACGGGTATTTTTCAGACCGGCATAACGTCCATGCTAGTCGACATTGGGACGAACGGCGAGTTGGTGCTGTGTCATAAAGGGCACATGCTGGGAGCGTCGTGTGCTGCCGGGCCCGCTTTCGAAGGCGCCAAGATAGCTCATGGGATGCGCGCCACGACCGGCGCCATTGAGGAGATCATATTCGCCGATGATGTCTACTGCCGCGTCATTGGCGATACGAGGCCCGTGGGAATGTGCGGATCGGCAATGATCGATCTGGTGGCCGAACTGCTGCGCGCCGGAATACTGATCTCGCAAGGACAACTTCTCGGACCTGACCATCTTCCCGATGACATTCCGCCCGCGTTGCGAGCGCGCGTGACCATGGACAGCGAGGGCGCGGTGTTCGTTGTCGCGCGCGCCGACGAGACGGCTTCAGGTCATGCAATCACGTTTACGCAGCGCGATGTTCGCGAGGTGCAATTGGCGACCGCGGCGATTCGCACGGCATTCTCGATACTGCTGAAGAAGGCGAATCTTGAGCCAGACGATGTCGATCAGGTGTTGGTCGCGGGCGCATTCGGGAATTATTTGCGGTGTGCGAATGCCCAACGCATGGGGCTTCTGCCAAACACGGTGCCGCCATCCAAACTGACATTTGTCCGAAACACATCATTGGCGGGTGCGCGACTTGCCGCGATGTCTCGCTCGGCACGTCATGAAGCGGAACGGCTCGCGCGCCACACGAACCATGTGGAACTGTCGCTCGATCCGTCATTCCACGCCGAATACGTCGAAGCGATGTTCTTTCCCGATACGGAGCCTACAGAAACACCGATTTAG
- a CDS encoding Maf family protein, which produces MNRIVLASGSPRRRALLAALGLEFDIMASGAPEIDEGPSPAGIVIANARRKRDDIAQRLNTPALIIAADTLVFLDEHVLSKPVDLDEARAMLRRLSGRTHQVVTGVALLDTKTGAQAEGSETTDVTFRELSGDEIAHFVHAVNPVDRAGAYTVDGPGSLLVARYDGCYQNVLGLPMVRLDHLLREIGYNLFELMDGPKSVFL; this is translated from the coding sequence GTGAACCGAATCGTACTCGCTTCCGGATCGCCACGCCGGCGCGCATTGCTCGCCGCTCTGGGTCTTGAGTTCGACATCATGGCAAGCGGTGCCCCCGAAATAGACGAGGGGCCTTCGCCTGCCGGTATCGTCATCGCAAACGCCCGACGCAAACGGGACGACATTGCGCAACGCCTCAACACTCCCGCGCTTATCATTGCCGCGGACACGTTGGTGTTTCTAGACGAGCACGTGCTGAGCAAGCCCGTGGATCTGGATGAGGCGCGCGCCATGCTTCGCCGCCTGTCGGGCAGAACGCATCAAGTAGTCACGGGAGTTGCCTTGCTCGATACCAAGACCGGCGCACAAGCCGAAGGCAGCGAAACCACCGACGTCACGTTTCGTGAGCTTTCCGGCGATGAAATCGCGCACTTTGTGCACGCGGTGAACCCGGTGGACCGGGCCGGAGCCTACACGGTGGATGGACCCGGCAGTCTCCTGGTTGCGCGCTACGACGGCTGCTACCAAAACGTGCTGGGCCTGCCAATGGTGCGGCTTGACCATCTGCTGCGAGAGATTGGATACAACCTCTTCGAGTTGATGGACGGACCTAAATCGGTGTTTCTGTAG
- a CDS encoding outer membrane lipoprotein carrier protein LolA gives MFVYALLLSLAAAAQETAPAPAEEAKPAVAPVAAFLAEFAEKREHIQGLTARFLQENVTEDETTPSTGEIVYAKPRRILFRYADPSVTYLIEGLRVYEYDEQLEQVQIFDLGDDPQAEALFLGFDSDTTRLKEAYEIALGEPEKPDCGKKGLELTPRLKPDAGQSDTVTPLFNKVRLTLREGDYLPCFIHVFNDDDSEVRISVSDISVNSTATPMPVELLLPEGTRIIENEESVKTVGPGGMRIPEGLQSNPAPEPAAGAEPKP, from the coding sequence ATGTTTGTGTATGCGCTACTGCTCTCTCTTGCGGCCGCTGCACAGGAAACCGCGCCCGCTCCGGCCGAAGAGGCGAAACCTGCGGTTGCGCCGGTGGCGGCGTTTCTTGCCGAGTTTGCCGAGAAACGCGAACACATCCAAGGTCTGACCGCGCGTTTCCTGCAGGAGAACGTAACCGAGGACGAGACGACTCCATCAACAGGCGAGATTGTCTACGCCAAACCCCGGAGAATCCTCTTTCGCTATGCGGACCCTTCCGTGACCTATCTGATCGAAGGTCTGAGGGTTTACGAATACGACGAGCAACTGGAACAGGTCCAGATTTTCGATCTCGGCGACGACCCGCAGGCAGAAGCCCTCTTTCTCGGTTTCGATAGCGATACGACGCGTCTCAAAGAAGCCTATGAGATTGCCTTGGGAGAACCGGAAAAACCGGATTGCGGAAAGAAGGGACTCGAGCTTACGCCCAGGCTGAAACCGGACGCCGGGCAATCCGATACAGTCACCCCATTATTCAACAAAGTCCGGCTGACGTTGCGCGAGGGTGATTATCTTCCATGTTTCATCCACGTGTTTAACGATGATGATTCCGAAGTCCGCATTTCCGTTTCCGATATCTCGGTGAATTCGACGGCCACCCCAATGCCAGTCGAGCTGCTCCTCCCGGAAGGCACGCGCATTATCGAAAACGAAGAGAGCGTCAAGACCGTCGGACCCGGTGGGATGCGTATCCCCGAGGGCCTTCAGTCGAACCCCGCGCCAGAACCGGCCGCGGGTGCCGAACCCAAGCCGTGA
- a CDS encoding DivIVA domain-containing protein has translation MKKDKVIKEVLGEESGLSPNDLYNKQFTRVTLGGYDRKEVDDYLERAADRIDDLMGQIRALREKLEEQRKQLEEYKDLEATMRNAIVSSQRYGDDIIEAAKREAHAVMEEARVRKEQAQLDAMKLPASLQRDIHLLEQQRTRIRVELQSILETHKRLLDSLVPADSNVQVPYYEPVGTAPSPVQTHAPAPAPAPAPQPAPIAPAADGPLPELKAAQWFAGVAQQPQAPVAPVHAAQPQPAVAPQPVAHAQPVPQPQPAPEPEVEEEAPIMHWKMDT, from the coding sequence ATGAAAAAAGACAAAGTCATTAAAGAAGTCCTGGGCGAGGAGAGCGGGCTGTCCCCGAACGACCTCTACAACAAACAATTCACCAGAGTCACGCTGGGCGGGTACGACCGCAAGGAAGTCGATGACTATCTGGAGCGTGCGGCAGACCGCATTGACGATTTGATGGGGCAGATTCGCGCGCTTCGCGAAAAGCTCGAAGAGCAGCGCAAGCAACTCGAAGAGTACAAAGACCTGGAAGCGACCATGCGCAACGCGATTGTCTCGTCGCAACGTTACGGCGACGACATCATCGAAGCCGCGAAACGCGAAGCGCATGCTGTCATGGAAGAAGCGCGTGTGCGTAAAGAGCAGGCGCAACTGGATGCCATGAAGCTGCCCGCGTCGCTTCAGCGCGATATCCACCTCCTCGAACAGCAGCGCACGCGAATCCGCGTCGAGTTGCAGTCCATTCTCGAGACGCACAAACGTCTTCTTGACAGCCTTGTGCCGGCGGATTCGAATGTGCAAGTTCCGTACTATGAGCCCGTTGGAACTGCGCCAAGTCCGGTTCAGACTCATGCCCCGGCCCCTGCACCGGCCCCTGCACCGCAGCCCGCGCCGATCGCACCGGCCGCGGATGGTCCGCTGCCGGAGCTAAAGGCAGCACAATGGTTTGCCGGTGTGGCACAGCAACCGCAAGCCCCGGTAGCCCCCGTTCACGCTGCACAGCCTCAGCCGGCCGTTGCGCCGCAGCCGGTGGCCCATGCGCAGCCTGTTCCCCAGCCGCAACCGGCGCCGGAACCCGAAGTCGAAGAAGAAGCGCCCATAATGCACTGGAAGATGGACACCTAG
- the proC gene encoding pyrroline-5-carboxylate reductase: MVLQETLGFLGFGNMGKAIAAGLLETGVIAPKHLAAYDLYEEKRNEAEALGATTFEAAHAFAAACDMIVLATKPQDMDAAIEGIKSSLPKHALVISIAAGISISFIQQRLGADRRVVRVMPNTPALVNAGATGMAISATCTESDIAKARAIFEAIGIVEVVPEEQIDVVTALSGSGPAYFFYMVECLVRAAMANGLPEAQATRLAAQTLAGSGLLLKHSGEAAATLRARVTSKGGTTEAALKRFEADGFESIIAAGVNAAAARARELGM, from the coding sequence ATGGTCTTGCAGGAAACGCTGGGATTTCTTGGGTTTGGCAACATGGGCAAGGCCATTGCCGCGGGTTTGCTTGAGACGGGCGTTATCGCGCCGAAGCATCTGGCGGCCTACGATCTCTACGAAGAAAAGAGAAACGAAGCCGAGGCATTGGGCGCAACGACGTTCGAGGCTGCTCATGCGTTTGCCGCGGCTTGCGACATGATCGTTCTGGCCACGAAACCGCAAGACATGGATGCCGCCATCGAAGGCATCAAGTCATCGTTGCCCAAACACGCCCTGGTCATTTCCATAGCCGCGGGAATCTCGATATCCTTCATCCAGCAACGGCTGGGGGCAGACCGGCGCGTCGTGCGCGTCATGCCGAATACGCCTGCATTGGTCAATGCAGGCGCGACCGGGATGGCAATCAGCGCGACCTGCACCGAGAGCGATATCGCGAAGGCGCGCGCCATCTTCGAAGCCATCGGCATCGTTGAGGTTGTGCCCGAAGAGCAAATTGACGTCGTGACCGCGCTCAGCGGCAGCGGTCCGGCCTATTTCTTCTACATGGTCGAATGCCTGGTGCGCGCGGCGATGGCCAACGGCCTCCCCGAAGCCCAGGCAACGCGCCTGGCCGCGCAAACGTTGGCCGGTTCCGGATTGTTGCTGAAGCATTCCGGAGAAGCCGCGGCAACGCTGCGGGCGCGTGTGACCTCCAAGGGCGGAACCACCGAAGCGGCGTTAAAGCGTTTCGAAGCGGATGGGTTCGAGTCGATTATCGCAGCGGGCGTCAACGCCGCGGCTGCGCGTGCGCGCGAACTTGGGATGTGA
- a CDS encoding GNAT family N-acetyltransferase translates to MRTKVISGVVKTTPHCTIQRPTSSDVPALKALIDHAVAQGNVLPRSLETLYANIHQYFTYVDEQGIGGCCALCPDGANMAEIRSLVVRDDLRGHGVGVQLLDACIEEARRQGYHRIYALSRLPEFFERHGFHLIERTALPQKIERDCLQCSSFAHCESSAVIRDIEPLPIDPDTEQPAVNGKDE, encoded by the coding sequence ATCCGGACTAAGGTGATTTCAGGAGTGGTTAAAACGACCCCGCACTGCACAATTCAACGGCCTACCTCGTCGGACGTGCCGGCGCTTAAGGCGCTCATTGACCATGCCGTGGCGCAGGGCAATGTCTTGCCGCGCTCGCTGGAAACGTTGTATGCGAACATTCACCAATATTTCACGTATGTCGATGAGCAAGGCATTGGCGGATGCTGCGCACTCTGCCCCGACGGAGCCAATATGGCTGAAATCCGGTCGCTCGTCGTTCGTGACGACCTCAGGGGACACGGCGTGGGAGTCCAATTGCTCGACGCATGCATCGAAGAAGCGCGGCGTCAAGGCTACCATCGCATATACGCGCTCAGCCGTTTGCCTGAGTTCTTCGAGAGGCACGGATTTCACCTGATAGAACGAACCGCACTTCCCCAGAAAATAGAGCGCGACTGTCTGCAGTGCTCGTCCTTCGCGCACTGTGAGTCGTCGGCTGTGATTCGGGATATCGAACCCTTGCCGATAGACCCTGATACCGAGCAACCGGCCGTGAACGGAAAGGACGAGTAG
- a CDS encoding carbohydrate-binding family 9-like protein — translation MYHWAYAALALSSLLIAAPSSDEHPLLALECPKATGGIAVDGQGNEPAWKDVKAITDFRLWNPSLGKPTESTELRMCHDDTNVYALFVCTDPDVFALHEGRDAMLWESDCVELFFVPDANSPIYYEFEVSPRNDVFDARIVNSGSGGFRRWAPTWNCGMRTAATVRGTLNDWRDTDEGFTVEMAIPIEAFADANGTKPLAGQTWQFAAARMDFSKTLKVEERSSTANVPDMNIHKREGWFTLTFK, via the coding sequence ATGTATCATTGGGCCTATGCCGCACTCGCATTGTCGTCGCTGTTGATTGCCGCGCCTTCGAGCGATGAGCATCCGCTCTTGGCGCTGGAATGCCCGAAAGCCACCGGCGGCATTGCCGTTGATGGCCAAGGCAACGAGCCTGCGTGGAAGGACGTGAAGGCGATCACCGACTTTCGTTTGTGGAATCCATCGCTAGGGAAACCCACGGAATCGACCGAACTTCGGATGTGCCATGACGACACCAATGTGTACGCCTTGTTTGTGTGTACTGACCCGGACGTGTTCGCGCTTCATGAAGGCCGCGACGCGATGTTGTGGGAGTCCGACTGCGTAGAGTTGTTTTTCGTGCCCGACGCGAACAGTCCCATTTACTACGAGTTTGAGGTCTCGCCGCGCAACGATGTTTTCGATGCGCGGATCGTGAATTCGGGTAGCGGCGGTTTCCGGCGCTGGGCGCCAACGTGGAACTGCGGCATGCGCACCGCCGCGACCGTGCGTGGCACGTTGAACGACTGGCGCGATACCGACGAAGGGTTCACGGTCGAGATGGCCATACCTATCGAAGCGTTTGCGGACGCAAACGGTACGAAGCCGCTTGCCGGACAAACGTGGCAGTTTGCCGCGGCGCGAATGGACTTCTCCAAGACACTCAAGGTTGAGGAACGCTCGTCTACCGCGAACGTTCCCGATATGAACATTCACAAACGCGAAGGCTGGTTCACGCTGACCTTCAAATAG